The Streptomyces sp. V4I8 genome includes the window CCACCAGGCCGGGGCGTACGAGGTACTGGCCCCAGGGGCGCCGCATGTCGGGCCCGGCGGCCGGGAGGCTGAAGTACGCCGTCGACTGCAGCAGACGGCCCTCGGTCAGGGCCGCACGGACGGCGACCGTACCCACGCCCCTGACCTTCGTGCCGTTGGAGGCGGGCAGTCGGCAGTCCACCCCGGTCAGCACCTCGGGGGAAAGGGCGTACATGCTGGGCCGTTCGGAGACCCGGACGTGTTCGTCGGCGCGCAGCCTGAGCAGCTGGGCGGCGGCGCGGGCGTCCAGGGCCTGGACGGACGGCAGCAGACAGGTGCGCACCTCACCGCAGGCGAGGACCGAACGCGCCGGTTGGCCGGGGGCCGCCGTCATCTCAGGTCTCCTCGGCCGCGGAGGAGTCGCCGGGCTCCTCGTAGAAGACGTAGGTGGCGCGCTGGGCGACCGCCACGGGCACCGGCATCCCCTCGTCGGCGGACCGCTTGGCGACCTGCTGGAGTGCCCCGGCGTCGACGTCCGTCTGGTCGAGGATGAGCCGTACGGCGTCCTCGACGGCGAGGAAGCGGTTCGGCATGAGGGTGCAGGTGCGGTAGGCGCTGAAGGCCGCGTTGGTGTCGGTGAGCTTGGTCAGCGGTGGCAGCCGGTCCCAGTCGTGCGGGAAGTCCTCGCCCTCCCAGGCCTTCGGGACCAGTACCGGCTCGCCCAGGTGCCGTAACAGGCCGAGGCGGGCCAGTTGCCATACGGCCGCCAGGAACGGGCACGACCACAGGCGCTTGCCGTCCTTCTCCGACCACAGCTCCACGTCCATGAAGACCGAGTGGTTGCGGGCCGCGGTCTCCTGGGGCGGCTCCCAGCCCTTGACCGCGCCCAGGGCGCTGCGGGACGCCGAGGGCGTGCGCTGGCCGTTGGCGAGCCAGCCGCTCTGGCTGACGGGCGGGCGGGAGCCGTAGCTGCCCGGGGGCGGCGACTCCACGAGGCGGTGCATGACCGATTCCGCGAGTTCCACGCGGTCGGCGACCGCGCAGCTCGACTCGCGGGCCAGGTAGTCGATGACGAGGCCGGCCTTCTCGGCCTCCTTGAGGACCATCGGGATCAGTTCGGCCGGGGTGGAGAAGCGGGTGAAGTAGTCGTCGATGAGGAAGCAGGTGCTGATGCGGGGGCGCTTGCTGCGGCGGGCCGCCGAGGCGCGGACCGCGTCCGCCCAGACCCGTACCTCGGCGAAGTGCTCGCCCAGCCGCTTGGGGCCCGCCTCGAAGTCCTCCATGTAGAGGTGGCCCAGCTCCAGGGAGAGGTGGGACAGCGGCACGGACTTGGTGACGGGCTCGGCGGTCGTCTCCCGGAAGGCGGTCTCGGTCATGCCTCCTCCCAGTACTTGTCGTCGGTCAGCCGTACGGCGAGCTGGCTCAGCGCCTGCCAGGTCGCCTCGTTGGCGATCTGGCTGTCGAGCACGTCCTCGTCGGTGATGAGCTGCTCACGCCACTGCAGGACCGGTTCGAGCGGCACCGAGCCGAGGACCTGGCTGTAGCCGATGCCGTGGGTGGAGGCGAGCTGCTTGAGGTCGCCGTCGGTCTTGCGCATCCACGCCGACTGGGTGGGCGAGACCTGGGACCAGAGCGGGGACTCGGGGTCGGGTACGGCGGCCCGGACGAAGCGGATGGCATTGCGGAGTGCCGCTTCGCCGTGGCCTCGGTCGACGCCTCCGGCGAGGATGCCGCGCTTGCCGAAGACCAGGCTCGCGGCGGCGGCCACATGCTGGCGGGTCCAGCGGTGGAAGACCAGCCAGCGGGCCGTGACCTCGCGCATCTCGGGCTGTGCGGTGGCCTCCAGGGCCATGTCGACGGCGTAGGAGCGGCCGGCACTGAGGTCGACGACGACCAGGTCGAACTCGTAGTACAGCGTCATCAGCAGGTCGACGCAGCGGCGCAGGTTGTCGTCGCTGGTGGCGAACTCGCCGCCGCTGACGTCGCCGGGCATCAGCACCAGCCGGCCGCAGCCGGGCGGCGGGAAGCGCAGCACCTGGTGCTCGGTGTCGGCCCAGACGTCGATCCGGGCGGGTTCGCTGACCTCGCCTGTGAGGTAGGCGTGCAGGCCGCGGTCCTCGGTGGCCTGGCGGGCGTCGGCCACGTCGAAGACGGCCGCCGCGGTGGGCGAGCCGAAGTCGAAGTCGAGGTAGCAGACGTCGTCCCCGGCCAGCGCCCGGTGGTAGGCGAGGTTGGCGCTGGTCACGGAGCGGCCCGTGCCTCCCTTGTCGGAGGCGGCGAAGATCAGCACGGTTCACACTCCCCGGTCCGCGGCCTCGCGGGCGCGGGCGAGCGAGTCGAGCTGTCCCAGCACGTCGAGGGTCAACGCGTAGGCCGTTCCCGGCTGTTCGTCCACGAGGCTGCGGGCGCGGCGCAACTTGACCTCGATGTTCCTCAGTTCCATCCCGTGCCGGCCGGAGTCGGTGGGCGCGGGTTCCATCTGTTCGTTGCCCAGGAGGTGGGCGGACTCACTGAGCAACGCCCTTGCCAGCTCGGTGAGTTCGAGACTGCGGATCGGGGGCTGCCGGTACATCTCGTGGGCCTGGACCATCACCTCGGTCACCCGCTCGGTGATGCTCCACGACACCGGCACGCGCCGCTTGTGGATCTCCGCCTGGGGATAGGCGTGGTGGACGCTGTCCCACAGGCCGACGCCCTCGCCGTCCCGGATGCGGCGCCGCCACATGTGGTCGAAGATGTCCTCGGCGAGCCTGAGCAGCCGGTCGTGCGAGGCGAGGTTGCGGGACAGGGTGCACAGCTGGACGGTCCGCTTCAGCAGCTGCGCCGAGAAGTCGGTCATGGACCACGTCATGGGCGGGCCGATCCGCTCGCTGCCCTGCAGCGGCAGGGCGACGCCCACGTTGTGCAGCTCGTGGACGACGGGGTCGTCGCGGACCATCCGGCTGGTGATGCGGCCGCGCTCGGCGAGACGCTCCATGATGCTGACGGTGCGGGTCAGGTCGTCGTCGGTGGCGCGGCGCCGCATCAGGTCGTGCACGAGGATGGCGGCGACGGAGAGGGAGAAGTACTCGGACTCCAGCTTCTGTCCCGTCGTACGCCAGGGAATGTCCTCCAGGGGCCAGCGGTCGTCGTCGAAGCGGGCGATGCGGGACCAGTACTGCTGGGTCAGCTCCCACCGCAGCCGGAGCGCCTCGGCGAGCTTCTGCTGCTCGGTGTTGAGCAGGCCGAGGGTGAGGGTGCGGTCGGAGAACAGGTCCTGGATACCGTCGAGGGCCACCACGGTGAAGTACAGGTACGGCACCGCGTTGGCCACCCCCTGGGGCTGCGGACCGATGGGTTCGTCGGTCTCGACCTCGGGAGCGTCCTTCACCATGCTCCACGCCCAGCCGCACTCGAAGAGCTGGTTCTCGTCCTTGAGGCCTTCCTGGACGTCGATGCCGAGGAAGACGCTCTCGTTGATCGCCGCGCGCAGTGAACGGAACCGGTTCTGGAACTTGCTCAGCACCTGCCGCTGCGACAGCCGTCCCTGGCCGAGGAGTTCGCAGAGGGTACGGCCCTGGGAGGCGTCGACGTCGAAGACGTTGACGGTGAAGGAGCGCAGCAGGCTCACCATGGCGGCGGTGAGCCGGTTGCTGGTGGCCTGGCGCAGGTCGGAGATCGTCTCCTTGATGTCGCTGCGCCGGGTCCTGGTCTCGTAGACCTTGAGGAAGCCGAGTGTGGCGAGGCACAGGGTGATCGACATGGAGAACGAGTCGACCACGCCGAGTTGGCGCTGTTCCTCGGTGACTTCCCTGGTCTTGTCGGCGGACCCGAAGTAGTAACCGCCCGCGAACGTGGGCCTCTTGTCGTCGCCGGTGTGCGCCCGCATGAAGTCGGCGGCGGCCGTGACGAGGTTGGCCGGGACCTCCAGCCGGCCGCCGGCTCTCTTGAGGACCTGCTGGACGTCCTCCTGTGTGGTGTCCGGGTCGTCCAGCCGGAAGGCGGGGATCTCCGTGGCCGGGTACAGCAGGCAGAGCAGCCGCTCGGCGTCGGCCACACTGCTCTCTCCGCCCCACTCGCCCCACTCCCACTCTCCCCCGTCGAAAGAGTGGCGGGCCACCGCCTGCCAGATGTCCAGCAGATGCTGGCGTGGCTTGATCTGCATCCCATGCCCCTCACACAGGCCGCACTGCCATCACTTGAGGAATATCGCTGTGCTGTTGTGAAGACTCACCGTGAAGACTTGCCGTGAAGACTCGCTGTGAATAGTCACCGTTCGGCCGAACCGTTCAGCCGATCGGAATGAGCGCATCCGAATTCCGCCAGCCGCAGGCGACGATCATTCCCGAATATCCGTCGCGCACCTCGGCTGCGGATTCGAGTCGCTGCACCTTGAAGTCACCCGCGAATGCCTCAAGGCTCGCGCGCACCTCGGATTCTCCCACGTCACACGCCGGGAAGAAATGCTCGCCCGCGTGATATCCCTTCGAATGTTCCATGAAGGCCGCCGCGAAGGGGGCCCCGGGGGCCAGCGCGCGCATGAAGCGCTCGACGCCGAGCGAGAACTCCTGGTGGGACGTGGTCATCGACTCGGCGACGAAGAACATCGTCCCCATGGACCACTGGCGCTTGTACCGCGCCAGGTGGAAGAGGTCGCCCTGCTCGACCGAGACGACCTTGCGGAATCTGTCACGCGGGTCCGCGCCAAGGGAGTCGTACGCCTCGTACTCGCGCAGGACGTCCCAGAACTGGTCCCAGTTCCGGTCGTAGAAGTCGACCTGGCGGGTGAGGTACCTGACGTTCGCGGGCGAGCGCTCGAAGAGGGTGATCTCGTCGCACCACGGCATCATCGCGAGTGCGGGATAGAGATTGGCACCGGCGCCCACGTCGATACCGGAAACGGGGCCCATGCCCTGCTTCTGGAAATGATCACTGAAATGATCCCGGATCATGTGCAGGATCTCCGCGTCCTCTGCCTGTAAGTCGCGGTAGTTGTGATCAACGTAGGCGATCGGGTCGAACGCCGCCCAGCGCACATCCTTGTTCTTCAACTGGACGTCCCCCGACGATCTCTGGGTCATTCACTCACGGTACCAAAAGAAGGCGCACTGGGAGCGCGTCGAGGCAAAGGCATCTCGCACTCTTGAACCGCGGAATCGCCCTGCTCAAGATGGGCTGATCTCGAACCGAGCACCCAAAACGCCAGGCAACGGGTGCTCACCCGCACGAGTGACTCCAATCCATCACATAGGGGGCAGTTGATGGCTATGCCGGAGGAACGTTTCCCTGCGCTGGGTCGCCGCTCTGAACAGGCGCTCTTCGCCGACAGCAGCGACCGGCCGCTGACGATGAGGGGCGTCACCGAGGCGGACCTGCCCGAACTCCTCCGTGTGGACGAGGAGGTCTTCCCCGAGGACCCGTATCCCTACTTCGTACTGCGTCAGCATCTCGACGTCCACGGGGACCGCATCCTCGTTCTGGACGACGGCGAGTGCCTGCACGGCTACGTCCTCTTCGTCACCACCTCGGACGGCTATGTGACGTGGGTGCTGAGCCTGGCCGTGAGCGCCGACCAGCGGGGCCGGGGGCTGGGCAAGCGGCTGATGCTGGAGGTGCTGCGGCAACTGCGCAGGGAGCGGGTGCACGAGGTGCGGCTGACGGT containing:
- a CDS encoding SCO2522 family protein, whose translation is MTETAFRETTAEPVTKSVPLSHLSLELGHLYMEDFEAGPKRLGEHFAEVRVWADAVRASAARRSKRPRISTCFLIDDYFTRFSTPAELIPMVLKEAEKAGLVIDYLARESSCAVADRVELAESVMHRLVESPPPGSYGSRPPVSQSGWLANGQRTPSASRSALGAVKGWEPPQETAARNHSVFMDVELWSEKDGKRLWSCPFLAAVWQLARLGLLRHLGEPVLVPKAWEGEDFPHDWDRLPPLTKLTDTNAAFSAYRTCTLMPNRFLAVEDAVRLILDQTDVDAGALQQVAKRSADEGMPVPVAVAQRATYVFYEEPGDSSAAEET
- a CDS encoding SCO2523 family variant P-loop protein produces the protein MLIFAASDKGGTGRSVTSANLAYHRALAGDDVCYLDFDFGSPTAAAVFDVADARQATEDRGLHAYLTGEVSEPARIDVWADTEHQVLRFPPPGCGRLVLMPGDVSGGEFATSDDNLRRCVDLLMTLYYEFDLVVVDLSAGRSYAVDMALEATAQPEMREVTARWLVFHRWTRQHVAAAASLVFGKRGILAGGVDRGHGEAALRNAIRFVRAAVPDPESPLWSQVSPTQSAWMRKTDGDLKQLASTHGIGYSQVLGSVPLEPVLQWREQLITDEDVLDSQIANEATWQALSQLAVRLTDDKYWEEA
- a CDS encoding SCO2524 family protein; translated protein: MQIKPRQHLLDIWQAVARHSFDGGEWEWGEWGGESSVADAERLLCLLYPATEIPAFRLDDPDTTQEDVQQVLKRAGGRLEVPANLVTAAADFMRAHTGDDKRPTFAGGYYFGSADKTREVTEEQRQLGVVDSFSMSITLCLATLGFLKVYETRTRRSDIKETISDLRQATSNRLTAAMVSLLRSFTVNVFDVDASQGRTLCELLGQGRLSQRQVLSKFQNRFRSLRAAINESVFLGIDVQEGLKDENQLFECGWAWSMVKDAPEVETDEPIGPQPQGVANAVPYLYFTVVALDGIQDLFSDRTLTLGLLNTEQQKLAEALRLRWELTQQYWSRIARFDDDRWPLEDIPWRTTGQKLESEYFSLSVAAILVHDLMRRRATDDDLTRTVSIMERLAERGRITSRMVRDDPVVHELHNVGVALPLQGSERIGPPMTWSMTDFSAQLLKRTVQLCTLSRNLASHDRLLRLAEDIFDHMWRRRIRDGEGVGLWDSVHHAYPQAEIHKRRVPVSWSITERVTEVMVQAHEMYRQPPIRSLELTELARALLSESAHLLGNEQMEPAPTDSGRHGMELRNIEVKLRRARSLVDEQPGTAYALTLDVLGQLDSLARAREAADRGV
- a CDS encoding SCO2525 family SAM-dependent methyltransferase, which encodes MRWAAFDPIAYVDHNYRDLQAEDAEILHMIRDHFSDHFQKQGMGPVSGIDVGAGANLYPALAMMPWCDEITLFERSPANVRYLTRQVDFYDRNWDQFWDVLREYEAYDSLGADPRDRFRKVVSVEQGDLFHLARYKRQWSMGTMFFVAESMTTSHQEFSLGVERFMRALAPGAPFAAAFMEHSKGYHAGEHFFPACDVGESEVRASLEAFAGDFKVQRLESAAEVRDGYSGMIVACGWRNSDALIPIG
- a CDS encoding N-acetyltransferase family protein, translated to MAMPEERFPALGRRSEQALFADSSDRPLTMRGVTEADLPELLRVDEEVFPEDPYPYFVLRQHLDVHGDRILVLDDGECLHGYVLFVTTSDGYVTWVLSLAVSADQRGRGLGKRLMLEVLRQLRRERVHEVRLTVEPTNAAAIMLYRTLGFAAEGGVRRDYLGPGEDRLIMRLALGQG